From Oryza brachyantha chromosome 9, ObraRS2, whole genome shotgun sequence, a single genomic window includes:
- the LOC102720358 gene encoding auxin-responsive protein SAUR36-like, with product MKPAIKTTAAAREDDAACSTTSPSPAVADKGHCAVYTADGRRFEVPLAYLGTKVFVELLRMSQEEFGFASEGRITLPCDASVVEYVMCLLRRSASEEVERAFLSSVATMMQCQNSGCTMPPVALHRQFAVCT from the exons ATGAAG CCAGCCATcaagacgacggcggccgccaGGGAAGACGACGCCGCCTGCAGcacgacctcgccgtcgccggcggtggcggacaAGGGCCACTGCGCGGTGTACACGGCCGACGGGAGGCGGTTCGAGGTGCCGCTGGCGTACCTCGGCACGAAGGTGTTCGTGGAGCTCCTGAGGATGTCGCAGGAGGAGTTCGGGTTCGCGAGCGAGGGGAGGATCACGCTGCCATGTGACGCGTCCGTGGTGGAGTACGTGATGTGCTTGCTGAGGAGAAGCGCGTCGGAGGAGGTCGAGAGGGCGTTCCTGAGCTCTGTGGCGACGATGATGCAGTGCCAAAATTCAGGCTGCACGATGCCGCCTGTGGCGCTGCACCGTCAGTTTGCAGTTTGCACCTAG
- the LOC121055378 gene encoding auxin-responsive protein SAUR36-like has translation MIHSRKLAQLARKLQHRMVAAGSGRQAAAGTDGCSSSSSMASSTSCLAGRGHCAVYTADGARFEVPMPYLGAAVLGELLTMSREEFGFAGGDDGRITLPCDASVMEYAMCQLRRDTSEDVERAFLSSIARPSCYNAGSQQSLAVCM, from the coding sequence ATGATCCATTCAAGAAAGCTCGCTCAGTTGGCCAGGAAGCTGCAGCACAGGATGGTGGCCGCCGGCAGTGGACGtcaggcggcggccggcaccgacgggtgcagcagcagcagcagcatggcgtcgtcgacgtcgtgTCTCGCCGGCAGGGGCCACTGCGCGGTGTACACCGCCGACGGGGCGCGGTTCGAGGTGCCAATGCCGTACCTCGGCGCGGCGGTCTTGGGCGAGCTCCTGACCATGTCCCGGGAGGAGTTcggcttcgccggcggcgacgatggcagGATCACGCTGCCGTGCGACGCGTCGGTGATGGAGTACGCCATGTGTCAGCTCAGGAGAGACACCTCTGAAGATGTCGAGAGGGCGTTCTTGAGCTCCATAGCTAGGCCTTCTTGCTACAATGCTGGCTCTCAGCAATCACTTGCTGTTtgtatgtga
- the LOC102713394 gene encoding auxin-responsive protein SAUR36-like, with protein MISAKRLVQLAKKSQRMAVLGRKRIMGKAQETEECSTSVAVKGHCIVYTADGKRFEVPLAYLGTAVFSELLRMSQEEFGFISDGRIVLPCDAAEMEYAVCLLKRNAAVEVVDALLSSMLMPCHCTGSMVPTVGVNQQISCL; from the coding sequence ATGATCAGCGCCAAGAGACTGGTTCAATTGGCAAAGAAGTCGCAAAGGATGGCGGTCCTCGGGAGGAAGAGGATCATGGGGAAGGCACAAGAAACTGAAGAATGCTCCACTTCTGTAGCAGTCAAGGGCCACTGCATCGTGTACACAGCCGATGGGAAGCGATTCGAGGTCCCATTGGCGTACCTTGGCACAGCGGTCTTCAGTGAACTCCTGAGGATGTCCCAGGAGGAGTTTGGCTTCATCAGCGATGGAAGAATCGTGCTGCCATGTGATGCTGCAGAGATGGAGTATGCCGTGTGCTTGCTCAAGAGAAACGCCGCAGTCGAGGTGGTGGATGCATTGCTCAGCTCTATGCTAATGCCTTGCCACTGCACTGGTAGTATGGTGCCAACTGTTGGAGTCAACCAGCAAATTTCCTGTCTGTAG
- the LOC102712008 gene encoding auxin-responsive protein SAUR36-like: MIHSKKLAQLARKLQIRVKTTAAAKEDDDACGTASPSPPVADKGHCAVYTADGRRFEVPLAYLGTTVFVELLRMSQEEFGFASDGRITLPCDASVMEYVMCLLRRSASEKVERAFLSSVATMMHCQNSGCTMPPVALHRQFAVCS; encoded by the coding sequence ATGATCCATTCCAAGAAGCTCGCTCAGCTGGCGAGGAAGCTGCAGATCAGGGTcaagacgacggcggccgccaaggaagacgacgacgcctGCGGcacggcctcgccgtcgccgccggtggcggaCAAGGGCCACTGCGCGGTGTACACGGCCGACGGGAGGCGGTTCGAGGTGCCACTGGCGTACCTCGGCACGACGGTGTTCGTGGAGCTCCTGAGGATGTCGCAGGAGGAGTTCGGGTTCGCGAGCGACGGGAGGATCACGCTGCCATGCGACGCGTCCGTGATGGAGTACGTGATGTGCTTGCTGAGGAGAAGCGCATCGGAGAAGGTCGAGAGGGCGTTCCTGAGCTCTGTGGCGACGATGATGCATTGCCAAAATTCAGGCTGCACGATGCCGCCTGTGGCGTTGCACCGTCAGTTTGCAGTTTGCAGCTAG
- the LOC102712290 gene encoding auxin-responsive protein SAUR36-like: MIQAKKLVQLARKLQKRMVSPSGSGRQTAGTAGDCSSTASLAGKGHCVVYAADGARFEVPLPYLGTAVFGELLAMSREEFGFAGGDDGRITLPCDASVMEYVLCLLRRDASEEVERAFLSSMPRACHNVGVINHRFAVCI; this comes from the coding sequence ATGATCCAAGCAAAGAAGCTTGTTCAGTTGGCCAGGAAGCTGCAGAAGAGGATGGTGTCACCATCCGGGAGTGGCCGGCAGACGGCAGGCACCGCCGGCGATTGCAGCAGCACGGCGTCTCTCGCCGGCAAGGGCCACTGCGTGGTGTACGCCGCCGACGGGGCGCGGTTCGAGGTGCCATTGCCGTACCTCGGCACGGCGGTCTTCGGCGAGCTCCTGGCCATGTCCCGGGAGGAGTTTGGCTTcgcaggcggcgacgacggcaggaTCACGTTGCCGTGCGATGCATCGGTGATGGAGTACGTTTTGTGTCTGCTTCGGAGAGATGCCTCTGAAGAGGTTGAGAGGGCGTTCTTGAGCTCCATGCCGAGGGCCTGCCACAATGTCGGAGTGATCAACCATCGATTTGCTGTTTGTATATAG
- the LOC102713663 gene encoding auxin-responsive protein SAUR36-like, with product MISSERLVQLAKKWQKMAILGRKRIMAKVQDIEECSSSVAAKGHCVVYTADGRRFKVPLVYLGMVVFSELLRMSQEEFGFTSNGRIVLPCDAAEMEYIMWLLKRNPSVEVVNALVSSMLMPCHCTGSMVPTVGVNQQISCL from the coding sequence ATGATCAGCTCCGAGAGACTGGTTCAATTGGCAAAGAAGTGGCAAAAGATGGCAATCCTTGGTAGAAAGAGGATCATGGCAAAGGTCCAAGATATTGAAGAATGCTCCTCTTCTGTAGCAGCCAAGGGTCACTGCGTTGTGTACACAGCCGATGGGAGGCGGTTCAAGGTCCCGTTGGTGTACCTTGGCATGGTGGTCTTCAGTGAACTCCTGAGGATGTCCCAGGAAGAGTTCGGCTTCACCAGCAATGGCAGAATCGTGTTGCCTTGTGATGCTGCAGAGATGGAGTATATCATGTGGTTGCTCAAGAGGAATCCCTCAGTCGAGGTGGTGAATGCATTGGTCAGCTCTATGCTAATGCCTTGCCACTGCACTGGTAGTATGGTGCCAACTGTTGGAGTCAACCAGCAAATTTCATGCTTGTAG
- the LOC107303349 gene encoding auxin-responsive protein SAUR36-like, which yields MISAKRLAQMAKKWQRMAALGRKRLTWTMAKGADECCSSVAVKGHCIMYTADGRRFEVPLAFLATTIFVELLRMSQEEFGFTSDGGITLPCDAEVMEYVMCLLRRNASEEVVRAFLSTIVKPCHYGNGFAPSLGSVQQVAASSF from the coding sequence ATGATCAGTGCCAAGAGACTCGCTCAGATGGCAAAGAAGTGGCAAAGAATGGCAGCCCTTGGGAGGAAGAGGCTCACATGGACGATGGCTAAAGGAGCCGATGAGTGCTGCAGTTCTGTTGCAGTGAAGGGCCATTGCATCATGTACACTGCTGATGGGAGGCGGTTTGAGGTCCCGTTAGCATTCCTCGCCACAACGATCTTCGTAGAACTGCTCAGGATGTCTCAGGAGGAGTTTGGCTTCACAAGCGACGGAGGGATCACATTGCCTTGTGATGCAGAGGTTATGGAGTATGTCATGTGCTTGCTCAGAAGAAATGCATCAGAAGAAGTTGTCAGGGCATTCCTGAGCACCATTGTGAAGCCTTGCCACTATGGAAATGGTTTTGCACCATCATTGGGGTCTGTCCAACAAGTAGCAGCTTCGAGCTTCTGA
- the LOC121055360 gene encoding auxin-responsive protein SAUR36-like — MIHSRKLAQLARKLQHRMAAAGTTDGCSSSSSMASTSCLAGKGHCAVYTADGARFEVPLPYLGTAVLGELLTMSREEFGFAGGDDGRITLPCDASVMEYAMCLLRRDASEDVERAFLSSIARPSCYNAGSQQSLAVCM, encoded by the coding sequence ATGATCCATTCAAGAAAGCTCGCTCAGTTGGCCAGGAAGCTGCAGCACAGGATGGCGGCAGCCGGCACCACCGAcgggtgcagcagcagcagcagcatggcgTCGACGTCGTGTCTCGCCGGCAAGGGCCACTGCGCGGTGTACACCGCCGACGGGGCGCGGTTCGAGGTGCCATTGCCGTACCTCGGCACGGCAGTCTTGGGCGAGCTCCTGACCATGTCCCGGGAGGAGTTcggcttcgccggcggcgacgatggcagGATCACGCTGCCGTGCGACGCGTCGGTGATGGAGTACGCCATGTGTCTGCTCAGGAGAGACGCCTCTGAAGATGTCGAGAGGGCGTTCTTGAGCTCCATAGCTAGGCCTTCTTGCTACAATGCTGGCTCTCAGCAATCACTTGCTGTTTGTATGTGA
- the LOC102711459 gene encoding auxin-responsive protein SAUR36-like yields the protein MISAKRLAQMAKKWQRMAALGRKRLTWTMAKGTDECCSSVAVKGHCIMYTADGRRFEVPLAFLATTIFVELLRMSQEEFGFTSDGGITLPCDAEVMEYVMCLLKRNASEEVVRAFLSTIVKPCHYGNGFAPSLGSVQQVAASSF from the coding sequence ATGATCAGTGCCAAGAGACTCGCTCAGATGGCAAAGAAGTGGCAAAGAATGGCAGCCCTCGGGAGGAAGAGGCTCACATGGACGATGGCCAAAGGAACTGATGAGTGCTGCAGTTCTGTTGCAGTGAAGGGCCATTGCATCATGTACACTGCCGATGGGAGGCGGTTTGAGGTCCCGTTAGCATTCCTCGCCACAACGATCTTCGTAGAACTGCTCAGGATGTCTCAGGAGGAGTTTGGCTTCACAAGCGATGGAGGGATCACATTGCCTTGTGATGCAGAGGTTATGGAGTATGTCATGTGCTTGCTCAAAAGAAATGCATCAGAAGAAGTTGTCAGGGCATTCCTGAGCACCATTGTGAAGCCTTGCCACTATGGGAATGGTTTTGCACCATCATTGGGGTCTGTACAACAAGTAGCAGCTTCTAGCTTCTGA
- the LOC102710616 gene encoding auxin-responsive protein SAUR36-like: MIHSKKLAQLARKLQIRVKTTTAAREDDDACSTASPSPTVADKGHCAVYTADGRRFEVPLAYLGSTVFVELLRMSQEEFGFASEGRITLPCDASVVEYVMCLLRRSASEEVERAFLSSVATMMHCQNSGCTMPPVALHRQFAVCT, encoded by the coding sequence ATGATCCATTCCAAGAAGCTTGCTCAGCTGGCGAGGAAGCTGCAGATCAGGGTCAAGACAACGACGGCCGCcagggaagacgacgacgcctGCAGcacggcctcgccgtcgccgacggtgGCGGACAAGGGCCACTGCGCCGTGTACACGGCCGATGGGAGGCGGTTCGAGGTGCCACTGGCGTACCTCGGCTCGACGGTGTTCGTGGAGCTCCTGAGGATGTCGCAGGAGGAGTTCGGGTTCGCGAGCGAGGGGAGGATCACGCTGCCATGTGACGCGTCCGTGGTGGAGTACGTGATGTGCTTGCTGAGGAGAAGCGCGTCGGAGGAGGTCGAGAGGGCGTTCCTGAGCTCTGTGGCGACGATGATGCATTGCCAAAATTCAGGCTGCACGATGCCGCCTGTGGCGCTGCACCGTCAGTTTGCAGTTTGCACCTAG
- the LOC102720632 gene encoding uncharacterized protein LOC102720632, with protein sequence MMATAAESRSPGRALRRLAGAAVSAVLLHGSFSASKCKTEARMAAARMKLLRNRREAQVRQMRRDIAALLRDRQEDTARIRVEHVIREQNIMAANEIIDLFCELIVTRLPIIAKQKECPADLKEGICSLIFAAPRCSELPELGRIRDLFEKKYGKDFVSAAVDLRPDACVNNLLIEKLSVKKPSGQSKLKILKEIAKEHQIDWDTTETEQELLKPSEELIQGPSTFVEATNLPVKTTLSAAHVMQINPSNYSSGYADECDDEYTMQFKDAASAARAAAESAERAASAAKAAADLVNKKTHSSDEAEDWTTSHESTHSSKRQSMSNSSRSSRKEDVVAFDELNPQGRRASHTGSFIESNHKEEDKEEIEPVDMSARRMRKRNSRATRKVHSEIKFDDSEGLNSETEDESDTEIQSIERQAPRSEPYPGNRHSEDEEKENHEFPDLPKANLSSRVHPNMPLDYETLTARFEALKSGKLP encoded by the exons ATgatggccaccgccgccgagtccagGTCGCCCGGGCGCGCGCTGAGGAGGCTCGCGGgggccgccgtctccgccgtgCTGCTCCACGGCTCGTTCAGCGCCTCCAAATG caaGACGGAGgcgaggatggcggcggcgcggatgaAGCTGCTGCGGAACCGGCGGGAGGCGCAGGTGCGCCAGATGCGGCGCGACATCGCCGCGCTCCTCCGCGACCGCCAGGAGGACACCGCCCGCATCAGG GTTGAGCATGTCATTAGAGAACAGAACATTATGGCGGCGAATGAGATTATTGATCTTTTTTGTGAGCTGATTGTCACACGCCTTCCCATCATTGCAAAGCAGAA GGAATGTCCAGCAGACCTGAAAGAAGGTATTTGCAGTTTGATTTTTGCTGCCCCAAGGTGCTCAGAACTCCCTGAGCTCGGTCGGATACGTGATCTTTTTGAAAAGAAGTATGGCAAAGATTTTGTTTCTGCTGCAGTTGACCTACGTCCAGATGCTTGTGTTAATAACCTT CTAATTGAGAAGCTGTCAGTCAAGAAACCTTCTGGGCAGAGTAAACTGAAGATTCTCAAGGAGATTGCAAAGGAGCATCAGATTGATTGGGATACGACTGAAACTGAGCAGGAGCTTCTCAAACCATCTGAAGAGCTGATT CAAGGACCAAGCACTTTTGTTGAAGCTACCAACTTGCCCGTGAAGACTACTCTATCAGCAGCTCATGTTATGCAAATAAATCCATCTAACTACAG TTCTGGATATGCTGATGAATGTGATGATGAGTATACTATGCAATTTAAAGATGCTGCATCAGCCGCCCGAGCAGCTGCAGAGTCTGCCGAGAGAGCAGCTTCTGCTGCCAAGGCTGCAGCTGATCTTGTTAATAAGAAGACACATTCATCTGATGAGGCTGAGGACTGGACAACTTCTCATGAATCCACTCATTCCAGCAAGAGACAATCAATGAGCAACTCAAGTAGATCCTCCAGGAAAGAAGATGTAGTTGCCTTTGATGAACTAAACCCCCAAGGAAGGAGGGCTTCCCACACAGGCAGCTTCATTGAATCAAACCACAAAGAAGAGGATAAAGAAGAGATTGAACCAGTGGATATGAGTGCCAGGAGGATGCGGAAAAGGAACAGCCGTGCTACTCGGAAGGTACACTCAGAGATAAAGTTTGATGATTCAGAGGGATTGAATTCAGAGACAGAGGATGAAAGTGATACTGAGATACAGTCCATAGAAAGGCAAGCTCCTAGAAGTGAACCTTATCCAGGAAATCGTCATTCCGAAgatgaagagaaagaaaaccaTGAATTCCCGGATTTGCCAAAGGCAAACCTTAGTTCTCGTGTTCATCCAAATATGCCGCTGGACTACGAAACTCTTACTGCACGCTTTGAGGCACTCAAATCTGGGAAGCTTCCCTAG
- the LOC102713116 gene encoding auxin-responsive protein SAUR36-like: MISAKRLSQLAKWQRMAALGRKRLTMKAKENEECCTSVAGKGHCVMYTTEGSRFEVPLAYLGTAVFTELLRMSQEEFGFTSDGRIMLPCDAAVMEYAMCLLKRNASVEVEKALLSFMVAPCHYSGCMPTVVVNQQIACL; this comes from the coding sequence ATGATCAGTGCCAAGAGACTTTCTCAGCTGGCCAAGTGGCAGAGGATGGCAGCACTTGGAAGGAAGAGGCTCACGATGAAAGCCAAAGAAAATGAAGAATGCTGCACTTCTGTGGCAGGCAAGGGCCACTGTGTCATGTACACAACAGAAGGGAGCCGATTCGAGGTCCCGTTGGCATACCTCGGCACTGCAGTCTTCACTGAGCTCCTCAGGATGTCCCAGGAGGAGTTTGGCTTCACAAGCGATGGCAGGATTATGCTGCCTTGTGATGCCGCAGTAATGGAGTATGCCATGTGCTTGCTCAAGAGAAATGCTTCAGTTGAGGTGGAGAAAGCATTGCTGAGCTTCATGGTGGCACCTTGCCATTACTCTGGCTGTATGCCAACTGTTGTAGTCAACCAGCAAATTGCCTGCTTGTAG
- the LOC102714215 gene encoding auxin-responsive protein SAUR36-like, with the protein MIHSKKLAQLARKLQIRVKTTAAAREDDDAACSTTSPSPAVADKGHCAVYTADGRRFEVPLAYLGTTVFVELLRMSQEEFGFASDGRITLPCDASVMEYVMCLLRRSAKEEVERAFLSSVATMMHCQNSGCTMPPVALHHQFAVCS; encoded by the coding sequence ATGATCCATTCCAAGAAGCTTGCTCAGCTGGCGAGGAAGCTGCAGATCAGGGTCAAGACGACAGCGGCCGCcagggaagacgacgacgccgcctgCAGcacgacctcgccgtcgccggcggtggcggacaAGGGCCACTGCGCGGTGTACACGGCCGACGGGAGGCGGTTCGAGGTGCCACTGGCGTACCTCGGCACGACGGTGTTCGTGGAGCTCCTGAGGATGTCGCAGGAGGAGTTCGGGTTCGCGAGCGACGGGAGGATCACGCTGCCATGCGACGCGTCCGTGATGGAGTACGTGATGTGCTTGCTGAGGAGAAGCGCAAAGGAGGAGGTCGAGAGGGCGTTCCTGAGCTCTGTGGCGACGATGATGCATTGCCAAAATTCAGGCTGCACGATGCCACCTGTGGCGTTGCACCATCAGTTTGCAGTCTGTAGTTAG
- the LOC102713936 gene encoding auxin-responsive protein SAUR36-like, giving the protein MISARRLAQPAKKWQRMVTLGRKRLAMKAKENEEECCTSVAGKGHCVMYTTEGSRFEVPLAYLGTVVFTELLRMSQEEFGFTSDGRIMLPCDAAVMEYAMFLLKRDASVEVEEALLSSMVATCHSSGCVASTVGVNRQISCL; this is encoded by the coding sequence ATGATCAGTGCTAGGAGACTTGCTCAGCCGGCCAAGAAGTGGCAGAGGATGGTAACACTTGGAAGGAAGAGGCTCGCGATGAAAGCCAAGGAGAATGAGGAGGAATGCTGCACTTCTGTGGCAGGCAAGGGCCACTGTGTCATGTACACAACAGAAGGAAGCCGATTCGAGGTCCCGTTGGCGTACCTCGGCACTGTGGTCTTCACTGAGCTCCTCAGGATGTCCCAGGAGGAGTTTGGGTTCACGAGTGATGGCAGGATCATGCTGCCTTGCGATGCTGCAGTGATGGAGTACGCCATGTTCTTGCTCAAGAGAGATGCCTCAGTTGAGGTGGAGGAAGCATTGCTGAGCTCCATGGTGGCAACTTGCCACTCCTCTGGCTGTGTGGCGTCAACTGTTGGAGTCAACCGGCAAATTTCTTGCCTGTAG
- the LOC102712568 gene encoding auxin-responsive protein SAUR36-like, translated as MIHPKKLAQLAKKLQQRMVSAGGSRQNAVTGDDCCSTASLAVAGKGHCVVYTADGARFEVPLPYLSTAVFGELLTMSREEFGFAGDDGRITLPCDAPVMEYLMCLLRRDASEEVERAFLSSMAMPCRNVGALSHQLAVCT; from the coding sequence ATGATCCATCCAAAGAAGCTTGCTCAGCTAGCCAAGAAGTTGCAGCAGAGGATGGTGTCAGCTGGCGGTAGCCGACAGAACGCAGTCACCGGCGACGATTGCTGCAGCACGGCgtctctcgccgtcgccggcaagGGCCACTGCGTGGTGTACACCGCCGACGGGGCGCGGTTCGAGGTGCCATTGCCGTATCTGAGCACGGCGGTCTTCGGCGAGCTCCTGACCATGTCTCGGGAGGAGTTTGGGTTCGCAGGCGACGATGGAAGGATCACGTTACCGTGCGATGCTCCTGTGATGGAATATCTCATGTGCCTGCTTCGGAGAGATGCCTCTGAAGAGGTCGAGAGGGCGTTCTTGAGCTCCATGGCGATGCCTTGCCGCAATGTCGGAGCGCTCAGCCATCAACTTGCTGTTTGTACATAG
- the LOC102714491 gene encoding auxin-responsive protein SAUR36-like, translated as MLHQPSSWPCPLTQSWINGSRLDWKSSSPAINSRQGGLREASVHPQTQAFANARVFQVPFLNSNSSQEEGEMAMISAKRIAQLAKKWRRMAALGRKRLTASSSSSSTATQEAHGCSTAAAAVAGKGHCAIYTADGARFEVPLAYLGTAVFGELLRVSQEEYGFSGDGRIMLPCDAMVMEYVMCLLGRNASVEVEKAFLSSMVMPCHNASCVASSSSSLGAYQQLAVCSN; from the coding sequence ATGTTGCACCAACCAAGCTCATGGCCTTGTCCCCTAACCCAATCATGGATCAATGGCTCCAGACTGGATTGGAAGTCATCCTCTCCAGCTATAAATTCAAGGCAGGGTGGCCTCCGAGAAGCATCAGTTCATCCACAAACACAAGCATTTGCAAACGCAAGAGTTTTCCAGGTTCcatttctaaattctaattctagtcaagaagaaggagaaatGGCCATGATCAGTGCCAAGAGGATTGCTCAGCTGGCCAAGAAGTGGCGAAGGATGGCAGCCCTGGGGAGGAAGCGGCTTacagcgtcgtcgtcgtcgtcgtcgacggcgacacaAGAGGCCCATGGTtgctccacggcggcggcggcggttgccgGAAAGGGCCACTGCGCCATCTACAccgccgacggcgcgcggTTCGAGGTGCCACTGGCGTACCTCGGCACAGCGGTCTTTGGCGAGCTCCTGAGGGTGTCACAGGAGGAGTACGGcttctccggcgacggcaggaTCATGCTGCCGTGTGACGCCATGGTGATGGAGTACGTGATGTGCTTGCTTGGGAGAAATGCTTCGGTGGAGGTCGAGAAGGCGTTCTTGAGCTCCATGGTGATGCCGTGTCACAATGCAAGCTGTgtggcatcatcatcatcatctttggGAGCCTATCAGCAACTTGCTGTTTGCAGTAACTAG
- the LOC102710327 gene encoding auxin-responsive protein SAUR36-like, producing MISTKRIAQLAKKWRRMAALGRKRLTVIATQEAEGCSTTAASKGHCIIYTADGMRFEVPLQYLGTIVFSELLRMSQEEFGFTGDGKITLPCDAIVMEYVMCLLRRNASVDVEKAFLSSMAISCHYANSVAAPMELAMRVAV from the coding sequence ATGATCAGCACCAAGAGGATTGCTCAACTAGCAAAGAAGTGGAGAAGGATGGCAGCCCTGGGAAGAAAGCGGCTTACAGTGATCGCAACACAGGAAGCTGAAGGATGCTCAACGACAGCAGCAAGCAAAGGCCACTGCATCATATACACTGCAGATGGCATGCGGTTTGAGGTGCCATTGCAGTACCTTGGCACGATTGTCTTCAGTGAGCTCCTGAGGATGTCACAGGAGGAGTTTGGCTTCACAGGTGATGGCAAGATTACACTACCATGTGATGCCATAGTGATGGAGTATGTGATGTGCTTGCTTAGAAGAAATGCTTCAGTAGATGTTGAGAAGGCATTCTTGAGCTCCATGGCGATTTCATGCCACTATGCAAACAGTGTAGCAGCACCTATGGAACTTGCCATGCGAGTTGCTGTTTGA
- the LOC102711729 gene encoding auxin-responsive protein SAUR36-like, with product MISARRLAQPAKKWQRMASLGRKRLTMKAKENDEECCTSVAGKGHCAMYTADGSRFEVPLAYLGTAVFTELLRMSQEEFGFTSDGRIMLPCDAAVMEYAMFLLKRDASVEVEEALLSSMVATCHSSGCVAPTVGVNRRISCL from the coding sequence ATGATCAGTGCCAGGAGACTTGCTCAGCCGGCCAAGAAGTGGCAGAGGATGGCATCACTTGGAAGGAAGAGGCTCACCATGAAAGCCAAGGAGAATGACGAAGAATGCTGCACTTCAGTGGCAGGCAAGGGCCACTGTGCCATGTACACAGCGGATGGAAGCCGATTCGAGGTCCCGCTGGCGTACCTCGGCACTGCGGTCTTCACTGAGCTCCTCAGGATGTCCCAGGAGGAGTTTGGATTCACGAGCGATGGCAGGATCATGCTGCCTTGCGATGCTGCAGTGATGGAGTACGCCATGTTCTTGCTCAAGAGAGATGCCTCAGTTGAGGTGGAGGAAGCATTGCTGAGCTCCATGGTGGCAACTTGCCACTCCTCTGGCTGTGTGGCGCCAACTGTTGGAGTCAACCGGCGAATTTCCTGCTTGTAG